The following coding sequences are from one Musa acuminata AAA Group cultivar baxijiao chromosome BXJ2-4, Cavendish_Baxijiao_AAA, whole genome shotgun sequence window:
- the LOC135610837 gene encoding oligopeptide transporter 4-like has protein sequence MGGGVGAAASAMDVEREMEEDELSPIEQVRLTVMNSDDPSLPVWTFRMWSLGLLSCCLLSFLNQFFGYRSQPLIITQITVQVASLPLGHFLARVLPTTRFRLPGLGAVSLNPGPFNMKEHVLISIFANAGAAFGNGSAYAIGIVNIIKAFYGRSISFIASWLLIITTQVLGYGWAGLMRRYVVEPAHMWWPSTLVQVSLFRALHEKEDRRMSRAKFFVIALICSFTWYTVPGYFFPTITNISWVCWVFSKSVTAQQIGSGLQGLGVGAFTLDWAAVASFLFSPLICPFFAIVNVLIGYALLMYVAIPLAYWGFNLYNAKTFPIFSSDLFTAAGQPYNITAIVNNQFEINMAAYEQQGRINLSMFFALSYGFGFSAITATLTHVCFFYGREIYERFRASYKGKPDIHTRLMKKYENIPEWWFYLLLAVTFTVSLILCIVLNDQVHLPWWGLIFACGMAFVFTLPISIITATTNQTPGLNIITEYIMGLIQPGKPISNVCFKVYGYMSMAQAVSFLADFKLGHYMKIPPKSMFLVQFIGTIIAGTINLGVAWWLLGSIENICHPGLLPPNSPWTCPSDRVFFDASVIWGLVGPRRIFGPKGNYGSLNWFFLVGALGPIIVWLFHKAFPRQSWIPLINLPVLLGATGMMPPATPLNFSAWIAVGTAFNFFVFRYRKKWWERYNYILSAALDAGVAFMGVLLYFALSMENKSITWWGAEGEHCPLASCPTAKGVQVDGCPQF, from the exons ATGGGAGGAGGTGTCGGTGCAGCGGCGTCGGCGATGGACGTGGAGAGGGAGATGGAAGAGGACGAGCTGTCGCCGATCGAGCAGGTGCGCCTGACGGTGATGAACAGCGACGACCCATCGCTGCCGGTGTGGACGTTCCGGATGTGGTCGCTGGGACTCTTGTCCTGCTGCCTCCTCTCCTTCCTCAACCAGTTCTTCGGCTACCGGAGCCAGCCGCTGATCATCACGCAGATCACCGTCCAGGTGGCGTCGCTGCCGCTGGGCCACTTCCTGGCGCGGGTGCTGCCGACGACGCGGTTCCGCCTCCCGGGCCTCGGCGCCGTGTCGCTCAACCCGGGGCCCTTCAACATGAAGGAGCACGTCCTCATCTCCATCTTCGCCAACGCCGGCGCCGCCTTCGGGAACGGCTCCGCCTACGCCATCGGCATCGTTAACATCATCAAAGCCTTCTACGGGAGGAGCATCAGCTTCATCGCTAGCTGGCTGTTGATCATCACCACCCAG GTGCTCGGGTATGGGTGGGCGGGGCTGATGAGGAGGTACGTGGTGGAGCCGGCGCACATGTGGTGGCCCAGCACGCTCGTCCAGGTCTCTTTGTTCCG GGCGTTGCATGAGAAGGAAGATCGTCGGATGTCGAGAGCCAAGTTCTTCGTCATCGCACTCATCTGCAGCTTCACATGGTACACAGTCCCCGGCTACTTCTTCCCAACCATCACCAACATCTCCTGGGTCTGCTGGGTGTTCTCCAAGTCCGTCACCGCTCAGCAGATCGGGTCCGGGCTCCAGGGACTCGGCGTCGGCGCCTTCACCCTCGACTGGGCTGCCGTCGCCTCCTTCCTCTTCAGCCCCCTCATCTGTCCCTTCTTCGCCATCGTCAACGTCCTCATCGGCTACGCTCTGCTCATGTACGTCGCCATCCCGCTCGCTTACTGGGGCTTCAACTTGTACAACGCCAAGACCTTCCCCATCTTCTCCTCCGATCTGTTCACGGCCGCCGGCCAGCCTTACAACATCACCGCTATCGTCAACAATCAGTTCGAGATCAATATGGCGGCGTATGAGCAGCAGGGGAGGATCAATCTCAGCATGTTCTTCGCCCTCAGTTATGGCTTTGGCTTCTCTGCAATCACTGCCACGCTCACGCACGTTTGCTTTTTCTACGGAAG GGAGATCTACGAGAGGTTTCGTGCGTCATATAAAGGAAAGCCTGACATCCACACGAGGCTGATGAAGAAGTACGAGAATATACCGGAATGGTGGTTTTACCTACTCCTTGCAGTGACGTTTACGGTCTCCCTCATCCTCTGCATCGTGTTGAATGACCAAGTTCACCTCCCATGGTGGGGGCTCATCTTCGCCTGTGGGATGGCCTTCGTCTTCACCCTCCCAATAAGCATCATCACCGCGACAACAAACCAG ACTCCAGGCCTAAACATCATAACAGAGTACATCATGGGTTTGATACAACCTGGGAAGCCCATCTCCAATGTCTGCTTCAAGGTATATGGCTATATGAGCATGGCCCAAGCGGTGTCCTTCCTCGCTGACTTCAAGCTCGGACATTACATGAAGATCCCGCCCAAATCTATGTTCCTCGTTCAG TTCATCGGCACCATCATCGCGGGAACGATCAACCTCGGTGTAGCATGGTGGCTGCTGGGATCCATCGAGAACATATGCCATCCCGGTCTTCTACCTCCGAACAGCCCCTGGACATGCCCGTCGGATCGCGTCTTCTTCGACGCGTCGGTGATCTGGGGGTTGGTCGGACCGAGGCGCATCTTCGGGCCCAAAGGCAACTACGGATCGCTCAACTGGTTCTTCCTGGTCGGAGCTCTGGGCCCGATCATCGTGTGGCTGTTCCACAAGGCCTTCCCGAGGCAGTCATGGATCCCCCTCATAAACCTGCCGGTCCTGCTGGGGGCCACCGGGATGATGCCTCCGGCCACCCCGCTCAACTTCAGTGCTTGGATTGCGGTGGGGACGGCGTTCAACTTCTTCGTCTTCCGGTACCGGAAGAAGTGGTGGGAGAGGTACAACTACATCCTGTCGGCTGCGCTGGACGCAGGCGTTGCGTTCATGGGGGTGCTGCTCTACTTTGCGCTGAGCATGGAGAACAAGAGCATCACCTGGTGGGGAGCTGAAGGGGAGCATTGCCCGCTGGCGTCGTGTCCCACTGCTAAGGGAGTTCAAGTCGACGGCTGCCCTCAGTTCTAG